The DNA region CGTAGGCCAATTCTGGGAAATCCTGATTGTACTGCTGAACCCAGAGTTCTTCCAGGCGAGCCACTGATATTCGGTTGGATGTGACCAGTGGTCGGCCATGGTGGTCTACAGGTGAGCTAATGCCCAGTGGTCCATTTATGATCCATCCTAGGCGTGTTAAGACAGCATATGGCCCCTCGACTTGACTGCTGATCACCCTCAGGGGTTCCAGGGCCTTGGGAACATTCACCCCAATCAACAGACTGACGTCTGCTATGAGGGACTTGAAATGGATGTCGTGTAGATAGGGCCACTGCTTCACATCATCCTCACATGGGATGTTCTCTCTTTTTACAGGAATGGTGCATTGTGTGAAGACCTCGGGAAGCGCGAGGAACTGGTCACCATCGAGGCTGCAGACTTCCAGTCCTGTCACACTGTATGTTTGCACAGGCTTTTCCTGGTTCATGGTTCGTAATaaaatttctgtttttcttcctctcaccGACAGCTGTTCCATGAGTGCCTCGGTGCAGAATGTTGCAGAACTTCCGGAATCGAGGAAGGCGTAGGTTTGTATGATGTTACTGCCCTTGGATGTTTTTACTTTCACAGGTACGATCGGCAGTTTGTGGTCTATAGTGCCGGCCCCTGTTTGGCCTGTAGATGTCAGGCTCACTAGGACTGACCCTGTACCATTGCTGCCATCTTTCTTGGTCACAGAAGTGACTGTTGCATTCTGCGTAGCACCATCAGGTGGGTTGTTTGTAAAATGCAAGATCGTGGGGTGTTTCTTTGCGCATGAGTCACATGTCAGGCGGTTTTTGCATGTCTTGCTGAGATGCCCTTTAATCAAGCACCCAAAACAAAGCCCATTTCTCTTCAGAAACTCCACCTTTTGGTTGTGGGGAATTTTAGCTATCCGTCTGCAAGATTCCATGGTGTGGTTTCCCTGGCAGTACATGCAAGGTTTTGCAAATGCGTCtttcttgtttgtgttggtGTCAGAATTCTGTGTGTTGGCATCTGTAGAAGTTGTGACTGGGGACACTGTGGTAGCAAAAGTTTTCTTGCTTCCAGACTTCGTATGGCGTGTGTCTGTTGCCACCTGTCTGGGTTTTGGATTTTTAGTCACATCTTGAATATTGCCAAACACTGGGTCTTGCATGATCCGGACTTCCCTTTCAATGAATTTGACTAGGTCGTGGAACTTGGGTCTCTGCTTAGTCTGCTCCATGTGGTTGCACACAGCAGATCGCCATCTCTCTCGGAGTTTGTATGGAAGTTTTGTTACAATCAGTTTCATGTTGGATGGTAAATCAAgctctgacttgtactggaatgTTTGTGCGGTGTTGTTACAGCTTCTCAGATAGAGTGCATAGCTGTTCAGCTCCTCTGCGTCATCTGGACGAATTGCGGCCCAATCCAAGGCTTTCTGCATGTATGCCGTTGTAATTTTAAATTCGTCACCGAAGTGATGTTTGAGCAGGCGCTTTGCTTCCCTATAACCAGCTGCAGCATCCATATGTAGACAGCTTCTCACGAGTTGCTTAGGCTGCCCTGCCGTAAACTGATCCAGGAAGTACAGTCTGTCTTCAAAACTGTCAGTCTTGTCTTCAATATTGTGTCTGAAAGCTTGCGTGAACAACTGGTATTCTAACGGGTCCCCACTGAAGACAGGAACCTCTTTTTTAGGAAGAGAAGTCTGCGACACTACAGACACAAGCAGGTTTGTCATGTCTGATTGTGCTGATATGTTCATGGGGCTGGATGCACCCCCTGCAGGAGTGATCTGTCCTCCCATCCGTTGGCTGACTTTCTTACTGATAATAGGTCTGGAGGTAACATGTTTGCTTAGTGGGTTTGCTGTTGTCATTGGTATTGTTGTAGTTGTCGTTTTAGTTGTTATTGTTGGTGGTGGTTTGGGTGTTGGTGCTGCTGAAATCTGAAGTGCTCGCATGGTTGTCTGTAGAGGTGTTTTTGGTACAGCTCCTAATTCAGCAAAGTGAGGTGGTAAAAGCACTGAGTCGACTCTGCTGTCTTCAGTTGCCATGGTTTCAGTAGGTTGGGGTTGTTGAGTTTCCAGGTATTCATCCAGGTAAGCATTCATACCATCTTCCTGTTTAAATGTAGGTTCTATTTCCTCGCCAAGTTCAAATGCATTTAGGACCTTTAATTTTGCATCTTTAACAGCCAGGTCTTCTTTTAATTGCAGGGCTTCCATCTTAGCTTGCAAGTCTTGTTTCTCTTTTTGCAAGGTGTGTTTCTCCTTTAGAGTCTTTGCCCTTTCTAGCAATTCTGCTCTATCTGCTGCTAATTCAGCTTTGGTAGCAGACAAATAGGACTTGGAGGTCTTGGATGTACGTGATGATCGTGAACTACGTCTTGATACCCTTGAGGCACTGTCATTCGGGCCAACTAGTGATTGTGGATCTACGTCGTGTTGTGTTAATCGTAAATCTACTTCATGTTGTGTTAACCGTGGGGCTACTTCATGTTGTgttaactgtggggctacttcatgTTGTGCCACCCAAGCGTCTGTGTCAGTAATGAATGTATAGAATTTAGATACCCTGGGTTCGTACCAATCAAGGTTCTCATTCTCTCTCATGTCATCAGACAACAGTGCTTGCACAGACTCATGACACACATTAAAATCATTAAGTATAATCTTAAAACCAAGCAACTCAGTTTTCACAACAGCAACATCAGCATGttcattcatcatttttttcatgtcattcATTTTGCGAGTGCAATGGCCAAGTCTGCCTCGCCGCGTTGCACTCAGCGCTTTAAACGAAGGCTCTGGCTCCGGTTGCGTCTCCCATTCAGTAACCGGCACCTGGccttcatcagaaatggtcatGTCGGAGTTAGTGGGCTCCGTGTGGGCCTCCATGTCAGACATATCAACAGCGTAGGCCTCTATCAAATCAAGTGCGTCTTCTTACACAGTCCAAGCACGTCGAAATTTAAAGGTTCAAGTATTACACGCGCATTCAAAGCTCCTCAGCATGCGTCAAAACAGTAACCCGAGCTGGGATATTTCGATTTTAATATTTCCACAAAGCGTCAGACTGTCACAAAAGGCAGTTCATTATACTGTCCATAATTTTACCAAACGAAAAAAAGTGTTCAAGGCGAAGAAAACAAATCACGGTCTCAGTAATCCACGTTTCAAATCTTGAACAGAAGTGCGATCCGTGGCACCAATGCAGGCCTCGCCTATTGTCCTTCCAAACAGCTCCAAACAAAGTCTCTCGTAAAAAAGTGACTGAGCTCACCTGGTCTGTCGATCAAATAATATTCCAGGTTACTCACGACCCTGAGACGATGTAGGATAATCCACAGAAAGTCTTCCAGTAATCCAAATAAGAAGTGAATCTTTGTCCATCCACATCCGAAGTTTGAAGCAGTCTTTTAACTTATGTAGGGGCAGCTTCGCAGCTGCCTCTTCTGAGCGGATAAAACTTCGTCCAACGCGCGTTGTAGAAAAATAAAGTCTATTTATTTGTTCACATTCAAACCAAACAAAAGGTTTCATTAACTCAAAGTATACAAACAAAAAGGGCTCTATTTCGGAGGTTTCCACAAACACGGTTAAAAGACTGTTTGCCTCTTCCGCTCCCAGCTGGCCACCTGAGCGAGGCGTTTTTTATGAAACGTCATTCCAAATCCAATTAGACACGTCACACAGTAGGCCAAACAGAGCGGACCAAGCAAgacagtccaacaacaaaataaataatccatAATTACCAGATCAAACTTTATAAACATAAATACCATCATTCCATAACCACAATATACAAATAATAAGTCAAAAAGTTTATCAAACACAAAATAGGCAAAATGGCTCCAACAACCCCTAAGCCTAAACCTctaccccaaccccaaccctaaccctaccctacccttcAAAGACAGAGGTCTTCTGCTCCACGTTCTGGTGAACAACGGTAGGATGAAGAACACGCCAACACCCTAACCataacccaaccccaaccctaacctaccctaccCTTCAAAGACAGAGGTCTTCCGCTCCACGTTCTGGTGAACAACGGTAGGATGAAGAACACGCCAACACCCTAACCCCTAAGCCTAAACCTctaccccaaccccaaccctaaccctaccctacccttcAAAGACAGAGGTCTTCTGCTCCACGTTCTGGTGAACAACGGTAGGATGAAGAACACGCCAACACCCTAACCataacccaaccccaaccctactccaaactgatggagagttggagcagggaccccccctactatttatatggcatacaattgtgttttatatttaacggggcctagtgccgtgtataaacatagctactatgttcttgtacattcaatactaagctattcaagtaatacacaggttaatatattcatgtttttattttaaacatgtgcaaggtacagggtggccgtgcctctgccatttataaacaaacatcttgcatacaacactgagctattcaaataatccacagattttaactttaaacatgcatgtagatgggacaatgaatcctcaaaccatctgtggatgccacacgtttgcacacaatttgtgagaaaaaactgtttaaaaaaaaaaaagaaatgttaaaaattgtctaatcaaccaaagatttcgtgacccccctgcagtacctccgcagaccccctgttgaagacctctgcccTAACCCATTAATGTCCTTTCTAATAATAAAGCCGTGTCTTCAGTCAGGGTGTCTTTTGGTTTTCGTAAATGACCTTATTCAGACATTATTTGGGGATAATGTCTCACTCCTCTTCTGCCGTGTCCTCTCATGTAGCTGGAACCATGCTGGTTCCTGAGAGACAGACGGAGGATGGCTTCGAGTTCCACTTCTGCCTCAACTACctcagccacttcctgttgacccaACTGCTGCTGGACCTGGTGAAGAGGTCAGGAAGACCGGGCTTATGCTCCAGAATCATCAACATGTCCTCAGCCACACACTATGCAGGAGTCATAGACCTGGAGGACCTGAACAGGAGGTATGAGCATCAGTCAGACAGTTAAGGCCAGACACAAccggtgaatagggtaatattttaaaataatagatatcgccatgaaacttcctcagttgattacttgcacaagtataaaaaaaatgtattacaagttttagaaatttgtatgtttaattatgcaaatgaggcattatctcattaaatatgcacaaATGTGCATATATTTACGGaagctagatctgaacatatgataaagccaggtgcaaaattcttttatcattttgttttcacacaaaatgaaaagaaaattatagGGATAtgaggatatctgctttcatttcctaggaaatcaaaatatactgcccatagcctaaaaaacatagattttcgccatattttttattatgatgtcacataaatcaggccaggaatgatttatcaacaaatccttctgtaaatatcttcagaatactgctaagtgtataactggaaagtttggtgtttgtaggtgctccataggctgagatattgatacaaaaaacagattttgagAAAAAGGgaattaaatacatttgtattagaaacagttgctcaaaaacagaataaatgctcaggcccttagaAGCTGACGCTTAGAAGCTCGGCATGGCTTTTTGGTAAAGTTGGGCAAAACGTGCTgccgcgagtaaacaaaatgtaataaaacaaacattttaatttctGTTTTCAACATTTTCTGTATAGCAAGTTGAAAGAACACGTTGAAGgtgtagactggcccaaaatctcaaaattgaccactgcatgaaaaatccttgtttttgcctgccgttcACTCGCACCACGTTACTCACGCGATTGTTGCCGTGGGTGTAAATTGAAATCACTCGCCTccttcgcgcgagtaaaaaacgagtgaatagctcaaggggctatccatggctgatataagtaccatcgcgtccttgtacctgctgtggcagtccgagattcgtcggaaacgcacacgccgtcgtgtctgggtcagtgacatcatccggtggtgcattcagctcggataatttcaccgccttccagcggtgtttcgggctcgccgggacccagtttggtggcctgctcgggaggatcgatgctgtgatctctcggcgggacgccggctgcaggcgctccgcagctgggctgcggctccgtttcagctgcggggcgcctgtggttggtgtcctgccgagagatcgcggcgccggtcctcccgagcaggccaccaaacgtCGGGTAGGACGACCCACTTGGGAGGCAATCgcctcaccgcaccgcctcaccgcaccgcctcaccgctcctcaccgctcctcaccgcgccgccccaccgcgcctcatcgcgccgccggctcgaatccgtCTCTAAttgcgtctttgcattgactttgtatgtaatcgcgtcgcccgaccgcgtctggtgtgaacgcaccgttaagCAGCTGTTTGACTCTGAATCCATCTAAAGACGGCAACGGGAGACACTCGCTCAGTTGTGGGAGCTGTTTTAAACCTCAGTTTAACTACGTTTTGTCGTCTCTTTTCCATCCTTCTTACATTCTTTAGTTATATGTTCCGACTGACTTTTATTTTCTAGTTTTATGTACACCACCCTGTTAAAGGTGCTTTCTAAATAAAGTGCTACGATATGGTATCACATCTCAGGAAACGTGTGCTGGAGAGACTTTTCTGCTGACTTTGGAGTATAATCTGCTGCATACAGGTCGGGTCAGAGCAGTCAGCTCAGTGATTCCTGCATCAGTTTGCAGCTTCTTCTCAGATTAGTTCAATTGGTACTTGATTATTGCAAAgtgctagcctagcaagccagacccctgtacagcaaaaagctgtacaggggtctagtgaggCTGGATAgtagtgtgggcgggataaacggttgtctgttaagttgcccctgcactcaacgccacgcaataggatggcgcaacaaccaatcagagcgatgaagaaggattatgtagtcagcgcgacggaaAGTACATTGTGGTacattaaacttttaccgtacctggtgggcaaaactccgaaaacgtcctttttttttcaagaaaaacttaagtgcagttaccTGTgtgtctcgcaaagaaaaatttatatttaaatcttctagagttgctgccaaagccaactcgaaagactgttcgctgggcgcagccattgtttacctctctctggaactacacactgaaacgtcgcacctctgtcgtcactaggtagaccggcctccgaccccgctcctcacgatttgattggcctgattaagttttgattttcaGACTCGCAAGTGACTAGAgtagcccgggagcaaatttaatttgcggtcgctaggggcgtctagatttctaggctagcaaAGTGCCCTAGGATGACTGATAATAAAGTCTAATCTGACCTCAGGGCCCAGTACAGTTCCCACGCCGCCTACTCTCAGAGCAAACTGGCTCTGGTCCTCTTCACCAACCGCCTGCAGGAGCAGCTGACGGCCGGCGGCTTCCATGTGACCGTCAACGCCGTGGACCCCGGCATGGTGGACACGGCCCTGTACGATAACCTGTGGACCCTCGCACAGATGCTGAAGAGACCGGTGGCGAAGATGCTGTTCAGGGTACGTGTTCCCTCAGTGATTGATCCTGTCTTCTGACTGTTTCTACTGAAGTGTGGGGTTTAAACACTGACTTTGTGTCCCCCTCAGACTCCAGCAGAGGGAGCATCCATATCTGTCTATGCTGCAACCGCCCCCGAGATGGAAGGGGTGGGCGGCTGCTACCTGTACAACGGCCAGAGGACGCAGTCCT from Odontesthes bonariensis isolate fOdoBon6 chromosome 11, fOdoBon6.hap1, whole genome shotgun sequence includes:
- the dhrsx gene encoding polyprenol dehydrogenase isoform X1; translated protein: MWLQSVLVPLLRLYLCGIKVLLYQMFNRSFTLPVLPRQSGRVAIVTGGTRGMGFETARHLASLGMRVIIAGNEREEGSTAMRKINQECGQDRAEFVFVDLTSLKSVRQFAQTFKDRGLPLHVLVNNAGTMLVPERQTEDGFEFHFCLNYLSHFLLTQLLLDLVKRSGRPGLCSRIINMSSATHYAGVIDLEDLNRRAQYSSHAAYSQSKLALVLFTNRLQEQLTAGGFHVTVNAVDPGMVDTALYDNLWTLAQMLKRPVAKMLFRTPAEGASISVYAATAPEMEGVGGCYLYNGQRTQSSDLSYDSELQARLWKKSCELVGLQEA
- the dhrsx gene encoding polyprenol dehydrogenase isoform X2, which codes for MWLQSVLVPLLRLYLCGIKVLLYQMFNRSFTLPAGNEREEGSTAMRKINQECGQDRAEFVFVDLTSLKSVRQFAQTFKDRGLPLHVLVNNAGTMLVPERQTEDGFEFHFCLNYLSHFLLTQLLLDLVKRSGRPGLCSRIINMSSATHYAGVIDLEDLNRRAQYSSHAAYSQSKLALVLFTNRLQEQLTAGGFHVTVNAVDPGMVDTALYDNLWTLAQMLKRPVAKMLFRTPAEGASISVYAATAPEMEGVGGCYLYNGQRTQSSDLSYDSELQARLWKKSCELVGLQEA